A window of Methylobacterium bullatum genomic DNA:
GCTGCGATCGAGCACCCCGCGGCGAGGGTGTTTCACCGGGTGACGATCCGAATTCCAACCCCAGACCGAGACGGACCCGATGGCGAGTGTCACGCTCCTGATCGTCTTCCCGTTCCTGATGGCCTATGCGGCCGCTCGGGATCTGCTGACGATGACGATCCCGAACGCGGTGTCCCTACTGCTGCTGATCGGATTCGCGACCTTCGCGGCCGCCACCGGGATGTGGGGCTGGGAACTCCTCAGTCATCTCGGAGCGGGGGCGGCGACTTTGGTCGTGACGTTCGGCCTCTTCGCCTTTCGCATCATCGGCGGGGGAGATGCCAAGCTCGCCGCCGCCACCGCGGTGTGGATCGGGTTCGACCAGTTGGCGCAATACCTGGTCGTCGCTTCGCTTGCCGGCGGCGCGCTCTCCCTGGCGATTCTCCTCGCGCGGGCGCATCCCCTGCCGTCACTCCTCGGTCGCCTTCCCTTCGCCATCCACCTTCACGATGCGAAGACCGGCGTGCCCTACGGGATCGCGCTCTCCCTCGGAGCGCTGATCGTGATTCCGGAAACGATGACCTGGGCAAGAATGATGGCATCGTGAGGTCGACTACACGTAGGGGGTGAACTTGCCGATCCGGGTCCGAAGTTAATCGAGCCCGGTGCTTTATCGACCTGACCTATCGTGGGTCGAACAAGATTCGCGTGCGTTAGTTTTTGTTAACCGTAATTTGAGGAATCCCGACGAAGCCTGGACGGCGACGGCAGCAGGCCGTCCTGTCAGGTTCGAACACGGCGATGAAACCAGCCCGCCTTGCCGTCATCGCCATCGCGCTCGCCGCCGGTTCGGGCGCCGCCTTTCTGATGAGCGGCAGCGATGCGCCGCCTCCGGTCCAGGCCGTGGTCGAGGCGCCCCCTCCCCCGCTACCCGTCACGGATGTCCTGGTGGCCGCCGCCGACATGCCGATGGGGCAGAACATCCAGGCCGCCGACCTTCGCTGGCAGCCCTGGCCCGACCAGGCCATCACCGTCGGCTACATGACGCGCACGGCTTCGCCGAACGCCATGGACACCATCATCGGCTCCATCGTCCGCACCGCTTTCCTCGCGGGTGAGCCGATCCGCCCGCAGAAGCTCGCGCGGTCCGACGGCGGCTTCATGGCCGCGATCCTGCCCTCCGGCATGCGTGCCGTCGCCATCGTCACCGATACGCGCGGCACGAGTTCGGCCGGCGGCTTCATCCTCCCCAACGACCATGTGGACGTCATCCGTACCTATCGCGATGAGGATGCTTCGCGCTCCGGGGGCGGCGAGGTCCAGATTTCGGAGACCCTGCTCACCGACATCCGCGTGCTCGCCGTCGGCCAGATCGTTCAGGAGCGGAACGGGACCAACGTCGTCACCGGCGAGACCGCCACCCTCGCTCTGACACCCGCCCAAGCCGAGTCCGTCACCCTGGCCCAGAAGGTGGGACAACTCTCCCTCTCCCTTCGCAGCCTCATGGATGCCGGCCGGACCGTGGATGCCCCGCCGGAGACTCAGCAGGACACGGCCCTGACGGTCGTCCGCTTCGGCGTCGCCAAACAACAACCGCGTCGCTGAGATGACGAACCGCGCGATGATGAAGGATTCTCCGATGACCACGAGACACCGGGTCCGCGTAGGCGGCCTGTCCGTTCTCGCGACCCTCGCCGGTCTGGTCGTCGCCGCTGCCACCGCCGTGGCGGCCCCGAGGGACGGTTTCACCGCCGCGCCGATCGTCGATGTCGGCGGCAACGAATCCGGCACCTCGCGGCGCGTCGAGCTGACGACCGGGCGCTCCCTGGTGATCGACCTGCCGCGCGACGCCAAAGAGGTGTTCGTCGCCAATCCGAAGGTGGCCAACGCCGTCGTGCGCTCGACCCGCAAGGTCTTCGTCATCGGCATGGAGGACGGTGCGACGTCGATCTTCATCATGGACGCCGAAGGCCGCCAGATCACCGCCCTCGACGTCACCGTGGCGCGGGACCTCAAGCTCGGAACCCTGCGGCAGATCCTGCTCCAGAGCATCGCGGGCGGGCGGTTCGACATCCGAACCGCCGGCGACTCGCTGATCCTGTCGGGCTTTGTCGGCTCCGCGGCCGAGTCGGCCCAGGCCATGGACATCGCGACCGCCTTCGTCGGCCAGGCCGGCGGAGCGGCGGCCCGGGGCGCCGTCATCAACAACCTCACCATCCGGGGCAAGGATCAGGTGATGCTCCGCGTCACCGTCGTCGAGGTGGCCCGGACCGTGCTGAAACAGTTCGGCGTCAATCTCAGCGGCAACTGGTCGGGCCTCAACCTCGCGAACGTCGCGCCCTTCGGCCTCAATGGCGGCCAATTCCCGAACGGGAACGAGATTAAGGCGACGATCAATGGCGGCGGCGGGGCGAGTGTCTCGGCCACCCTGCGGGCCTTCGAACAGGCCGGCGTCTCACGCATTCTCGCCGAGCCGACGCTCACCGCGATCTCGGGGGAATCCGCGAAATTCACTGCCGGCGGGGAGATACCCGTTCCCGCCTCGCAGAACTGCACGGGGGGCGTCTGCTCCATCGGCATCGCGTTCAAGACCTATGGCGTGACCCTGAACTTCACCCCCGTGGTGATGGCGGAGAACCGCATCTCCGTGCGCGTCGCCACGGAGGTCTCCGAGATCGACCAGACCAACTCCTTCACCTTCACCCAGGGCGATTCCGCCGTTTCCGTGCCCGCCTTCACCTTGCGGAAGACCGAGACCACCGTCGAACTCGCCTCCGGCGGGACCATGATGACCGCCGGCCTGATCCAGCAGCGCAACAAGGCCGCCGTCAGCGGTCTGCCCGGCCTCGTGAACCTGCCCATCCTCGGTGCCCTGTTCCGCTCGCGCGACTACCAGCGGCAGGAGACCGAACTCATGATCATGGTCACGCCCTACATCGCCAAGGCGATGGAAGCGAAGCAGATCGTGCGGCCGGATGACGGCTTCATCGATGCCCAGGACGGTCAGGGCATCCTGCTCGGCCGCCTGAACCGGGTCTACGGCTCGGGCGGCGCCACGCCGCTGGGCGCGAATTACCGTGGCCGCGTCGGCTTTATCACGGACTGACGCGACGCCGGAACCACCCAGGACGAAGCGGCCCAGGCACCATCAGGACCCGACCCCCAAAATGTCACTCCTCCCCTTCCGCTTCCCCGTCGCCGTCGTCGCGTCGATCGCCCTGGCCACCGCCCTCGGTGCGTGCCGTGCCGACCGCGCCGAGACCACCGGCTCGCTCTATCCGGCCGATTACCGGGTCCGGCATCCCCTCGTGCTGGCCGATGCCACGCGCTCGCTGGACGTCTTCGTGACGGGCACCGGCCATATCGATCCGCGACAGCGCGCCGACATCGAAGCCTTCCTGGTGGAGTTCCGCCGCTACGGGCGCGGCACCGTCATCCTCGACATGCCGCGCGGGGTCTCGCCGTCGCAGGGCGCCGCCGTGGAGCGGACCGGGGCGGCGATCCGCAGGCTCGGCGCCGACAACGGCATCGGCGGACGGCAGATGATCGTCACCGGCTACGCGGTGGCGGACCCGTTCCTCGCCGCTCCGCTCCGCCTCAGCTTCCAGCGCATGGAGGCGAGGGTCGCCAGCCAATGCGGAATCTGGCCCCAGGATCTCGGCGTGGGAAGCCCGGCCTTCGCCTCGCGCAACGAGACCCATTGGAACCTTGGCTGCGCCATGCAGGCCAATGTGGCGAGCCAGGTGGCCGATCCGGTCGATCTCGTTCGCGGCCGGCCCGAAGGGCGCATCGACTCGATCCGGCGCACCGTCGACATCAATAAGCTGCGCGAGGGCAAGGATCCATCAACCATATGGCGGCAGGATGGGAAGACGTCGGTGAAGGCAGCCATCGATAACTGATCGGCGCGTCCCCTCCCGTCGTTCGACAGAGCTTCGGCCATCGTTGTCACCCAAAGACCGGACCCCGCCCCATGCCTGATTTCAACGAGTCACCCGAGCGCGTCATCGCTCCGGTGCCGCGGATCACGATCCAGGCATTCTGCGAGACGGGCGAGACCGCCGCGTCGATCGAGGCGGCGGGGAGCGACAGGCGGCTGCAGAAGGCCCAGATCAAGATCCAGATGGGCGGCGGCCCCGCCGCCGTCGAGGCGTTCCGCCACGCGCCCACGCCCAACGTGGTCGTCATCGAGACGCAGGGAACGAAGTCGCGTCCCCTGGAGATCCTCGATTCCCTGGCGGAGGTCTGTGACGAAGGGACGAAGGTCGTCGTCATCGGCCACGTCAACGACGTGCAGCTCTACCGCCAGTTCATCCAGCGCGGCGTGAGCGAGTATCTCATGGCGCCGGTGGAGCCGATCGTCCTGATCCAGGCCCTGTCCGACCTGTTCACGGCGCCCGGTGCCAAGCCGGTCGGCCGCACCATCGCGGTCGTCGGCGCCAAGGGAGGCGTCGGCTCCTCCACCATCGCCCATAACCTGGCATGGACCGTGGCGCGCGAGCACGGAATGGCGACGGTCATCGCCGATCTCGACATCGCCTTCGGTACGGCGAGCCTCAACTTCAACCAGGACCCGCCGCAGGGGATCGCGGAGGCGGTCTTCGCGCCCGAGCGCCTCGATTCCAACCTCCTCGAACGCCTGCTCTCGAAATGCAGCGACAACCTCTCGCTGCTCTCCGCGCCGGCCACCCTCGAACGGACCACGGACCTCACCGAGCCGTCCTTCGACAACCTGATCGACCTCCTGCGCGCGGCCGTGCCCTGCGTGGTCCTCGACGTGCCCCATACCTGGTCGGCCTGGACCCGGCGCCTGCTGATCTCGTCCGACGAGATCATCGTCGTCGCCCAGCCGGAACTCGCCTCCCTGCGCAACCTCAAGAACCTTTTGACCCTGATGCAGCAGAACCGGCCCAACGATGCCCGGCCGCGCATCGTCCTCAACAGCGTCGGCGTGCCGAAGCGCCCCGAGATCTCGGCCGGTGAGTTCGCCAAGGCCCTGGACGCCACGCTGACGGCGACGATCCCCTACGATCCGGCTCTGTTCGGCACGGCTGCCAACAACGGCCAGATGATCGCCGAGGTCCAGGCGGGCGCCAAGGCCTCGGACGTGTTCTCCGAGCTCGCAGCACGCATGATCGGGCGTTCCGAGACGCGTCGCGTCCGCGGGAACCTGTTCGAGCCTCTCCTGTCGCGGCTGTCCCGACGCAAGGCGTCCTGATGGCGGCGCGCGGCGTGGAGGCCCGTCATGTTCGGTAGGAGGAGCCCGGCCTCGGAGATCCCGAAGGCGGTCGCGGTTCCGTCCGCGCCAAAGCCGCAGGTTCCGCTTCCCGTCCTCGACGACCAGCCGGGCGTGGCGAAGACCCAGCGGGCGGAACGGCTCGTCCCCGTCCGCGAGACGGTGAAGTCGGAGGATTACTTCCGCACCAAGAGCATGATCTTCGGTGCGCTGATCGAGGCCATCGATCTGGCGCAGCTCTCGCGCCTCGACGTCGAATCGGCGCGCGAGGAGATCCGCGACATCGTCTCGGAGATCATCGGCCTCAAGAACATCGTCCTGTCCATCGCCGAGCAGGAGGAACTCCTCGACGACATCTGCAACGACGTCCTCGGCTACGGGCCTCTGGAGCCGCTGTTGGCCCGCGACGACATCGCAGACATCATGGTCAACGGCGCCAACCGGGCCTTCATCGAGGTCGGGGGCAAGATCCAGCTGACCAACGTGCGCTTCCGCGACAACCAGCAGCTGATGAACATCTGCCAGCGCATCGTCAGCCAGGTCGGCCGGCGCGTCGACGAATCCTCGCCGATCTGCGACGCCCGCCTGCCCGACGGGTCCCGCGTCAACATCATCGCGCCGCCGCTCGCCATCGACGGCCCGGTCCTCACCATCCGCAAGTTCAAGAAGGACAAGCTCACCCTCGACCAGCTCGTGACCTTCGGGGCGATCTCGCCCGAGGGGGCCCGCATCCTGCAGATCATCGGCCGCGTCCGCTGCAACGTGGTGATTTCGGGAGGTACGGGGTCCGGCAAGACCACCCTGCTGAACTGCCTGACGCGCTACATCGACGAGGACGAGCGGATCATCACCTGCGAGGACGCGGCCGAGCTGCAGCTGCAGCAGGCCCACGTGGTCCGCCTCGAGACCCGGCCCGCGAACATGGAAGGGTCGGGCCAGGTCACCATGCGCGACCTCGTGAGAAACTGCCTGCGCATGCGGCCGGAGCGGATCATCGTCGGCGAGGTTCGCGGCCCGGAGGCGTTCGACCTGCTCCAGGCCATGAATACCGGCCATGACGGCTCCATGGGCACCCTCCACGCCAACTCGCCGCGCGAGGCGCTGGCCCGTATCGAATCGATGATCACCATGGGCGGGTTCAGCCTGCCCTCACGGACCTTGCGGGAGATGATCGTCGGGTCGATCGACATCATCGTCCAGGCGACGCGCCTGCGCGACGGTTCGCGCCGCATCACCCACATCACCGAGGTGATGGGGCTCGAGGGCGACGTCATCATCACCCAGGACCTCTTCGTCTACGATGTGCTCGGCGAGGACGCGAACGGCAGGCTCGTCGGGCGCCATCGCTCCACCGGCATCGGCCGTCCGCGCTTCTGGGAGCGCGCACGCTATTACGGTGAGGAGAAGGCCCTGGCAGCCGCGCTCGATGCGGCGGCCGACGGCGCCGGCCACCCATGAGCGCGCTGCAGATGCCTCTCGCCGTCGGGCTCGCGGCGGTGGCGGCCGGGGCCATCGCCTATGTGGTGCTGACCCCCCTCCTGTCGGGGGAGAACCGCGCGGCCAAGCGCATGCGAGCGGTGAGCGTGGTGACGTCCCCCGGCAGTCGCGCGGTCACGGCCAGCCGGCGCGAGCAGGTGGCCAGGAGCCTGAAGGAAGTCGAAGCCAAGCGCGGCGGGACGAAGGTCACGCTCGAACTCAGGATCGCCCGGGCCGGCCTGGATTGGACGAAGCAGAAGTTCCACCTCGTCTCCGTGCTCATGGCCGTCGTCACCGGCCTCTTCGTCTTCGTCCTGACCTCGCACAAGCTCGCGACGCTGGCGGCCCTGTTCGCCGGCGGGTTCGGCCTGCCCCTGTGGATGTTGAGCGTGCTGCGCAAGCGGCGCATCGCCGCCTTCATCGCCGAATTGCCCACTGCCATCGACATCATCACCCGCGGCGTGCGCGCCGGCATCCCGGTGGGCGACTGTTTCCGTATCATCGCGCGGGAAGCCGAGGAGCCGATCCGCGGTGAGTTCCGCCAGGTGGTGGAATCTCAGACCCTCGGTCTCAGCCTCGGCGACGCCATGGTGCGGATGTACGAGCGGGTGCCCGTCTCCGACGTCAACTTCTTCGCCATCGTCATCGGCATCCAGGGCCGGTCCGGCGGCAATCTCTCGGAAGCCCTGAGCAACCTCTCCAAGGTCCTACGCGAGCGCAAGAAGATGGCCGGGAAGATCCAGGCCATGAGCATGGAGGCCAAGGCCTCGGGCGGCATCATCGCGGCCCTGCCCTTCATCGTGGCGGTGCTGACCTACCTGTCGAGCCCGGCTTACGTCTCGCTGCTCTGGACGACGGATACCGGCAAGATGGCCCTCGTCGCCTCCGCGATCTGGATGTCGATCGGGATCTTCGTGATGAAGAAGATGATCAGCTTCGAGGTCTGACCGCCCATGTTGTCCGTCATCGGCGAAAAGCTCATCGACCCGCGTTTCATCGGCATGGTTCTGGCCGGTGTGGCGGCCGCGGCGACGGCCTTCGCCCTGCTGCAGCCGCTTCTTGAGCCCGACAAGCTCAACAAGCGCATGAAGCTCATCGGTGACGAGCGCGAGGAGTTGCGCCGGCGCGAGCGTGACCGGCTCAACAATCGATCTACCCTGCGCGTGGCGCCGAAGGCGTACATGAAGCGGGTCGTGGACCAGTTCAACCTGAGCCGCTGGCTCGGCACCGAGACCGCCCGGCAACAATTGGTCATGGCGGGATACCGCTCGCCGGGCGCGGAGACCGGGTTCCTGTTCTTTCGCATGGTCACCCCGATCGCGGTGGGGCTCGCGGCGATCTTCTATCTCTTCGTCCTGAAGGTGCTGGACTACTCGGTCACCGTGCGCCTCATGATGGTCATCGCGGCCCTGCTGCTCGGCATCAAGGCGCCCGAACTCTACCTGCTCAATGCCACGAAGAAGCGTCAGTCCGAGATCCAGACGGCCTGGCCCGATGCCCTCGACCTCGCCCTGATCTGCGTCGAATCCGGGATGTCGGTGGAGCACGCCATCCGCCGGGTCAGCATCGAGACCGTGACCCAGTCGGTCGCGCTGGCGGAGGAACTCGCCGTCACGGCGGCGGAACTGTCCTACCTGCCCGATCGCCGCATGGCGTTCGAGAACCTCGGCAACCGCGTGGGCCTCGATGCCGTCAAGGCGGTCACCACGGCCCTGATCCAGGCGGAGCGCTACGGCACGCCCGTGGGCCAGGCCCTTCGCGTGCTATCGCAGGAGAGCCGCGACCAACGCATGAACGCCGCCGAGAAGAAGGCCGCCGCCCTGCCGCCGAAACTGACCGTGCCGATGATCCTGTTCTTCCTGCCGGTGCTGTTCGTCGTGATCCTGACCCCGGCGATCATCCAGATCTACCGCTGAGGCGGCGCTGCGTTCTCACGATCTTCGGTAGTCGCCAAGCTCGAGAGAGTGGACGAGGAAACCCGGTCTCGGAGACGGACTGCCGGGCGATCTCATTCCAAAGATCCTCGTGGCGAAGGGGATGGACCACGGCATGTCCGTCGTGAACCCGCCGGCTTCCGTCATGTCCTGCACCCGCGACACCCGCATGCCTGGATCGGAACCTCCCGTCCGGCGGGATGACGGGACGGCACCAATTCGTGCGGCTCTCATCCCTCGATCCGAAGTATGACCCGACTATACCCCCTCTGAGCTTCGATCGGATGGGACTATTTTTGCTTTCTAATCGATGCTGGGTGCGTCCGATAGCCTGAGATGTTGCGATGTAAATCGGATCGATTGTTTGCGCTCATCGAGAGGATAGTACTTTATTTGCAATTGCCGCATTGATTTAATTCTGGTTTCTCGCTGCAGCAAGTCGCCGCAAAAACTAATCGTGCTTTTGTAGCGCAAGCTTCATTTGAGTTGATATGGCAGGGAGAAGGTCATGCCTTCGGTCAGATATACTTATGGCTCCTCATTCGACATAAACTTCAACTCCGCCATAGCGATCTCGGGCGAAATTTATGACTCGGACGAGGCGAAATATAAGTTTCGCGCTCAGATCGACCCCGATGAGGGCGGGAGCGTCGTTTCGCAATTATACAACGGCACCAGCAATCTGTCAGAGGATTATATACTTTCCAGTCATGTCGTGAGCTTCAAGATGGACTTCTCTTCCAACACCGAAGGGGTGTCCTTATATGGCTATGACTACGATGACATCATGAATGGAGGGCGCGGGAACGACGCCTTTTCCGGTGGCGCGGGCAATGACACGCTGCGTGGCATGGGCGGAATCGACCAGTTCTGGGCAGACGACGGCAACGACCGCATCGTGGTGAGGGAAGCCGGCGCGAGTGTCAGTGGCGGCGAAGGCCATGACAGGCTGTTCCTGCAGGGCGCAGATTCCTACAGTTTCAGCGACGATACGCTGTCGGGCATCGAGGCGATCCATGTGGGTGCGGGCGCGAACCTGGATCTGTCCGCTGTCTCGGCGGGCGTGGCGATCGTCATGGCAAGCAAGATCGGCAGTCCCAGCAACATCGTAGGTACCCAGGGCGACGATGTCATCACCGCCGGTGGGGGATTCGTGTCGATCAAGGCCGGCGACGGCGACGACGTGATTAAGGGCGGCAGCGGAACGGCCAACCTCCTCGGAGAAGACGGCGACGATGTCATCGCCCTGGGAAAGGGGGGCAAATACGCCTCTGGCGGAGACGGCGACGACGTCATCGTCGGAAGCGACCACGTGCCCAGCGTTCTCAACGGCGATGCGGGCAATGACCGCATCAAGGCTGGCGATGCCGGAGCGACGATCGCAGGCGGCACGGGCGCCGACAAACTGTTCGCCGGTTCAGGAGACGACACCTTCATCTTCCAGGCCGGGTTCGGTCGCGACGGCGTCTATGGCTTCGACGTCGATGCCGACCGGATTTTCGTCAGCATCGCCGGTGTCGAGGAAGGCGATCTCGTCTTCCGGCCCTTGAATGGCGGGCAGAACACATTGGTGACGTTCGAGGGCCTCGGCGGCGGCAACAAGATCATCCTGCACGACGTGACGGTGGCCGAGCTTGAACACGGTCCGAGCGACCTGTTCCTGTTCGGTGCCTGACCCTCGGCCCGTTCCATCAGTCGCTCAGCCGCGCGGCGTCTCGCCGGCGACGGAGCGGCTTGAGGCTCGTGGTGCTTTTGGCGCCCGGGCCTGGGCATTCATCGCCCGCAGGGAGGCGGCGTTGGCGGCTGCCTCCTCCGGAGTCAGGTCACCCCGGGTCAGTTCCTCCGCCTCCGCGAGCTTGCCCCTCAATCCGAGGACCAAAGCGAGGTTCTGGCGCACCCGTGCATCCGCGCGCGGCTGGGCCACGGCGTTGCGCATCACGGTCTCCGCCTGATCGAGCTGCCTCGCCAGAGCGTAGGAGAGGCCGAGATTGGACAGGACCGTGGGGTCGTCCGGCTGGATCTTCAGCGCGGCCTCGTAGAAGCCCTGCGCGCGGGCATGGTCGCCCATCTGGTCGGCCACTGCGCCCTGGGCGGACAGTACGCGCCAGTCCGGCCGGGCCGGGGTATGAGCGTTCTGGAGCACTTCGGCGGCCTCGGTGAAACGCCCGACCTCCGCCAGGGCCTTGCCGTAGGCCGCCAGCACGGCCGAGTTCTTGGCGTTGCGCAGGGCCGTCTGCTGCAGCACGGCCACGGCCTGCGGCTTCTGGTTCGTCGCCTTCAGCGCCTGCGCATAGCGCAGGGCGAGGCCGACATCGTTCTGGTCGGCATTGTATTTCTGGCCGAGGGCGTCGACGTCGCGCAGGGTCACGACCTCGCGGCTCGGCGCGCGGCCTAGCGTCTTGAGGGAGAGCCCGCCGATCGAGCCGGTGGTCTCCGGTGAGCCCGATTGGCAGGCGCTCGCCAGGAGGCCGAGCAGCGTCACGCCGGCGAGACGCTGCGGGAGCGACATCCCCGTCCGGGCCGGCCGTGATGACGAGGGCTGGTTTGAACGCAACGACACCATGACGTGCTCCGCACGAGCCTGCCGGTCGACGCTTCACGCCGCCGGTCGTGCGGTGATAGACCGTTAACCCTAATCGCCGGTTAACCCCATTTCAGGGCGTCCAAGGGTCAGCCGGCCGCGCCACGCAATGCCCCCGAGATCCGACCCTGCCCCATCTCAGCCCCGACGATCCCGCCGCCCTCCCGATCTTCTGCATCCGGAGCGAAGACTGGAGCAGTTTCGAAGCGGAACTCGGCGCGAGGCACAGGGCCTTCGCCAAGGCGACCGACTTTCAGCCGAAAGCCGGGCGTGTGGCGCTGCTTCCCGCCGAGGATGGCAGCGTGGATCGGGTCCTGTTCGGCCTCGGCGACGGAGCCGATCCGTTCCTCGTCGGCAAGCTGCCCTCGCTGCTGCCCCCCGGAACCTACCGGCTCGAACCCAGGCCCTCCCTCGACAGGCAGGCCGCTTCCCTGGCCTGGCTGCTCGGAAGCTATCGCTTCACGCGCTACCGCAAGCCGCAGCCGAAGGGGCCCCTCCTCGTGACCCCGGAGGGTGTCGATGCCGCCGACATCCGCCGGATCTCCGAGGCGGTCGCCCTCGGGCGCGACCTCGTCAATACGCCCTCCAACGACCTCGGCCCCGATGAGATCGAGGCCGTTGCCCGAGCCCTGGCCGAGAGCCACGGTGCGGCGATCTCCGTGACTGAGGGCTCGGAGCTCGCCCGCGACTTTCCCCTCGTCCACGCCGTCGGCGCGGCCTCCCCCCGCGCGCCCCGCCTCATCGACATGATCTGGGGGGACGCGGACGCCCCGAAAGTGACCCTCGTCGGCAAGGGCGTCGTGTTCGATACGGGCGGCCTCGACATCAAGCCGTCGAGCGGCATGCTCCTGATGAAGAAGGACATGGGCGGTTCCGCCGCCGCCCTCGCCGCCGCCGCGATGATCATGGGCGCCGGCCTGAACCTGCGCCTGCGCGTCCTCATTCCCACCGTCGAGAACGCCATCGCCGGCAACGCGTTCAG
This region includes:
- the apxIA gene encoding RTX-I toxin determinant A from serotypes 1/9, which gives rise to MPSVRYTYGSSFDINFNSAIAISGEIYDSDEAKYKFRAQIDPDEGGSVVSQLYNGTSNLSEDYILSSHVVSFKMDFSSNTEGVSLYGYDYDDIMNGGRGNDAFSGGAGNDTLRGMGGIDQFWADDGNDRIVVREAGASVSGGEGHDRLFLQGADSYSFSDDTLSGIEAIHVGAGANLDLSAVSAGVAIVMASKIGSPSNIVGTQGDDVITAGGGFVSIKAGDGDDVIKGGSGTANLLGEDGDDVIALGKGGKYASGGDGDDVIVGSDHVPSVLNGDAGNDRIKAGDAGATIAGGTGADKLFAGSGDDTFIFQAGFGRDGVYGFDVDADRIFVSIAGVEEGDLVFRPLNGGQNTLVTFEGLGGGNKIILHDVTVAELEHGPSDLFLFGA
- the minD_2 gene encoding Septum site-determining protein MinD, whose translation is MPDFNESPERVIAPVPRITIQAFCETGETAASIEAAGSDRRLQKAQIKIQMGGGPAAVEAFRHAPTPNVVVIETQGTKSRPLEILDSLAEVCDEGTKVVVIGHVNDVQLYRQFIQRGVSEYLMAPVEPIVLIQALSDLFTAPGAKPVGRTIAVVGAKGGVGSSTIAHNLAWTVAREHGMATVIADLDIAFGTASLNFNQDPPQGIAEAVFAPERLDSNLLERLLSKCSDNLSLLSAPATLERTTDLTEPSFDNLIDLLRAAVPCVVLDVPHTWSAWTRRLLISSDEIIVVAQPELASLRNLKNLLTLMQQNRPNDARPRIVLNSVGVPKRPEISAGEFAKALDATLTATIPYDPALFGTAANNGQMIAEVQAGAKASDVFSELAARMIGRSETRRVRGNLFEPLLSRLSRRKAS
- the outD gene encoding Type II secretion system protein D; the encoded protein is MTTRHRVRVGGLSVLATLAGLVVAAATAVAAPRDGFTAAPIVDVGGNESGTSRRVELTTGRSLVIDLPRDAKEVFVANPKVANAVVRSTRKVFVIGMEDGATSIFIMDAEGRQITALDVTVARDLKLGTLRQILLQSIAGGRFDIRTAGDSLILSGFVGSAAESAQAMDIATAFVGQAGGAAARGAVINNLTIRGKDQVMLRVTVVEVARTVLKQFGVNLSGNWSGLNLANVAPFGLNGGQFPNGNEIKATINGGGGASVSATLRAFEQAGVSRILAEPTLTAISGESAKFTAGGEIPVPASQNCTGGVCSIGIAFKTYGVTLNFTPVVMAENRISVRVATEVSEIDQTNSFTFTQGDSAVSVPAFTLRKTETTVELASGGTMMTAGLIQQRNKAAVSGLPGLVNLPILGALFRSRDYQRQETELMIMVTPYIAKAMEAKQIVRPDDGFIDAQDGQGILLGRLNRVYGSGGATPLGANYRGRVGFITD
- the bepA_3 gene encoding Beta-barrel assembly-enhancing protease; protein product: MSLPQRLAGVTLLGLLASACQSGSPETTGSIGGLSLKTLGRAPSREVVTLRDVDALGQKYNADQNDVGLALRYAQALKATNQKPQAVAVLQQTALRNAKNSAVLAAYGKALAEVGRFTEAAEVLQNAHTPARPDWRVLSAQGAVADQMGDHARAQGFYEAALKIQPDDPTVLSNLGLSYALARQLDQAETVMRNAVAQPRADARVRQNLALVLGLRGKLAEAEELTRGDLTPEEAAANAASLRAMNAQARAPKAPRASSRSVAGETPRG
- the pepA_2 gene encoding putative cytosol aminopeptidase; protein product: MDRVLFGLGDGADPFLVGKLPSLLPPGTYRLEPRPSLDRQAASLAWLLGSYRFTRYRKPQPKGPLLVTPEGVDAADIRRISEAVALGRDLVNTPSNDLGPDEIEAVARALAESHGAAISVTEGSELARDFPLVHAVGAASPRAPRLIDMIWGDADAPKVTLVGKGVVFDTGGLDIKPSSGMLLMKKDMGGSAAALAAAAMIMGAGLNLRLRVLIPTVENAIAGNAFRPSDVFRSRAGLTVEIGNTDAEGRLILADALALADEEKPDLLIDFATLTGAARVALGPDLPAFFTEDDALASAVYDAGQVTADPVWRLPLHKPYASLLDSKVADLNNVSGGPFAGAITAALFLRQFAPGTRAHVHFDLYGWNPSTKPGRPEGGEVQTARLVYALLKERYPAR
- a CDS encoding Putative conjugal transfer protein, which produces MFGRRSPASEIPKAVAVPSAPKPQVPLPVLDDQPGVAKTQRAERLVPVRETVKSEDYFRTKSMIFGALIEAIDLAQLSRLDVESAREEIRDIVSEIIGLKNIVLSIAEQEELLDDICNDVLGYGPLEPLLARDDIADIMVNGANRAFIEVGGKIQLTNVRFRDNQQLMNICQRIVSQVGRRVDESSPICDARLPDGSRVNIIAPPLAIDGPVLTIRKFKKDKLTLDQLVTFGAISPEGARILQIIGRVRCNVVISGGTGSGKTTLLNCLTRYIDEDERIITCEDAAELQLQQAHVVRLETRPANMEGSGQVTMRDLVRNCLRMRPERIIVGEVRGPEAFDLLQAMNTGHDGSMGTLHANSPREALARIESMITMGGFSLPSRTLREMIVGSIDIIVQATRLRDGSRRITHITEVMGLEGDVIITQDLFVYDVLGEDANGRLVGRHRSTGIGRPRFWERARYYGEEKALAAALDAAADGAGHP